In Corvus cornix cornix isolate S_Up_H32 chromosome 4A, ASM73873v5, whole genome shotgun sequence, one genomic interval encodes:
- the FHL1 gene encoding four and a half LIM domains protein 1 isoform X4 has translation MAFHRHTGGPGSYTVGTMSERFDCHYCRDPLHGKKYVQKEGRHCCVKCFEKFCANTCMECKKPIGADSKELHFKNRYWHDNCFRCFKCYTSLVNEPFMLRENNKVWCSNCTAAEDAPRCKGCFKPIIAGDQNVEYKKMVWHKDCFTCSQCKQVIGSGSFFPKGDEFYCVSCHEHKFAKTCAKCKNPITSGGLTYQEQPWHSECFICSNCKKQLGGKRFTAVEDQFYCVECYKECVAKKCAGCKNPITAGFGRGTSVVNYEDESWHDYCFKCTKCARGLANKRFVCHNGKIYCAECPKRL, from the exons ATGGCTTTCCACAGGCACACAG GAGGGCCTGGCAGCTACACCGTGGGCACGATGTCGGAGCGCTTCGACTGCCACTACTGCCGTGACCCCCTGCACGGCAAGAAGTACGTGCAGAAGGAGGGGCGGCACTGCTGCGTCAAGTGCTTCGAGAAGTTCTGCGCCAACACCTGCATGGAGTGCAAGAAACCCATCGGGGCCGACTCCAAG GAGCTGCATTTCAAGAACCGCTACTGGCACGACAACTGCTTCCGCTGCTTCAAGTGCTACACATCCCTGGTGAACGAGCCCTTCATGCTGCGGGAGAACAACAAGGTTTGGTGCAGCAATTGCACTGCTGCTGAGGATGCACCCAGGTGTAAGGGCTGCTTCAAGCCCATTATTGCAG GAGACCAAAATGTTGAGTACAAGAAGATGGTCTGGCACAAGGACTGCTTCACCTGCAGCCAGTGCAAGCAAGTGATTGGATCTGGGAGCTTCTTCCCCAAGGGTGATGAATTCTACTGTGTCTCCTGCCATGAGCACAAGTTTGCCAAGACTTGTGCTAAGTGCAAGAAT CCCATCACTTCTGGAGGCCTCACTTACCAGGAACAGCCTTGGCATTCCGAGTGTTTCATTTGCTCCAACTGCAAGAAGCAACTGGGTGGGAAGCGCTTCACAGCTGTGGAGGATCAGTTTTACTGTGTTGAATGCTACAAGGAATGTGTTGCCAagaagtgtgctggctgcaagAATCCTATTACAG CAGGATTTGGAAGAGGAACCAGTGTGGTTAACTACGAAGATGAATCCTGGCATGATTACTGTTTCAAATGCACAAAGTGTGCCCGTGGTCTGGCCAACAAGCGCTTTGTTTGCCATAATGGAAAAATTTATTGTGCTGAGTGTCCCAAACGACTGTAA
- the FHL1 gene encoding four and a half LIM domains protein 1 isoform X1, which yields MGDRGGPGSYTVGTMSERFDCHYCRDPLHGKKYVQKEGRHCCVKCFEKFCANTCMECKKPIGADSKELHFKNRYWHDNCFRCFKCYTSLVNEPFMLRENNKVWCSNCTAAEDAPRCKGCFKPIIAGDQNVEYKKMVWHKDCFTCSQCKQVIGSGSFFPKGDEFYCVSCHEHKFAKTCAKCKNPITSGGLTYQEQPWHSECFICSNCKKQLGGKRFTAVEDQFYCVECYKECVAKKCAGCKNPITAGFGRGTSVVNYEDESWHDYCFKCTKCARGLANKRFVCHNGKIYCAECPKRL from the exons GAGGGCCTGGCAGCTACACCGTGGGCACGATGTCGGAGCGCTTCGACTGCCACTACTGCCGTGACCCCCTGCACGGCAAGAAGTACGTGCAGAAGGAGGGGCGGCACTGCTGCGTCAAGTGCTTCGAGAAGTTCTGCGCCAACACCTGCATGGAGTGCAAGAAACCCATCGGGGCCGACTCCAAG GAGCTGCATTTCAAGAACCGCTACTGGCACGACAACTGCTTCCGCTGCTTCAAGTGCTACACATCCCTGGTGAACGAGCCCTTCATGCTGCGGGAGAACAACAAGGTTTGGTGCAGCAATTGCACTGCTGCTGAGGATGCACCCAGGTGTAAGGGCTGCTTCAAGCCCATTATTGCAG GAGACCAAAATGTTGAGTACAAGAAGATGGTCTGGCACAAGGACTGCTTCACCTGCAGCCAGTGCAAGCAAGTGATTGGATCTGGGAGCTTCTTCCCCAAGGGTGATGAATTCTACTGTGTCTCCTGCCATGAGCACAAGTTTGCCAAGACTTGTGCTAAGTGCAAGAAT CCCATCACTTCTGGAGGCCTCACTTACCAGGAACAGCCTTGGCATTCCGAGTGTTTCATTTGCTCCAACTGCAAGAAGCAACTGGGTGGGAAGCGCTTCACAGCTGTGGAGGATCAGTTTTACTGTGTTGAATGCTACAAGGAATGTGTTGCCAagaagtgtgctggctgcaagAATCCTATTACAG CAGGATTTGGAAGAGGAACCAGTGTGGTTAACTACGAAGATGAATCCTGGCATGATTACTGTTTCAAATGCACAAAGTGTGCCCGTGGTCTGGCCAACAAGCGCTTTGTTTGCCATAATGGAAAAATTTATTGTGCTGAGTGTCCCAAACGACTGTAA
- the FHL1 gene encoding four and a half LIM domains protein 1 isoform X2, giving the protein MSERFDCHYCRDPLHGKKYVQKEGRHCCVKCFEKFCANTCMECKKPIGADSKELHFKNRYWHDNCFRCFKCYTSLVNEPFMLRENNKVWCSNCTAAEDAPRCKGCFKPIIAGDQNVEYKKMVWHKDCFTCSQCKQVIGSGSFFPKGDEFYCVSCHEHKFAKTCAKCKNPITSGGLTYQEQPWHSECFICSNCKKQLGGKRFTAVEDQFYCVECYKECVAKKCAGCKNPITGFGRGTSVVNYEDESWHDYCFKCTKCARGLANKRFVCHNGKIYCAECPKRL; this is encoded by the exons ATGTCGGAGCGCTTCGACTGCCACTACTGCCGTGACCCCCTGCACGGCAAGAAGTACGTGCAGAAGGAGGGGCGGCACTGCTGCGTCAAGTGCTTCGAGAAGTTCTGCGCCAACACCTGCATGGAGTGCAAGAAACCCATCGGGGCCGACTCCAAG GAGCTGCATTTCAAGAACCGCTACTGGCACGACAACTGCTTCCGCTGCTTCAAGTGCTACACATCCCTGGTGAACGAGCCCTTCATGCTGCGGGAGAACAACAAGGTTTGGTGCAGCAATTGCACTGCTGCTGAGGATGCACCCAGGTGTAAGGGCTGCTTCAAGCCCATTATTGCAG GAGACCAAAATGTTGAGTACAAGAAGATGGTCTGGCACAAGGACTGCTTCACCTGCAGCCAGTGCAAGCAAGTGATTGGATCTGGGAGCTTCTTCCCCAAGGGTGATGAATTCTACTGTGTCTCCTGCCATGAGCACAAGTTTGCCAAGACTTGTGCTAAGTGCAAGAAT CCCATCACTTCTGGAGGCCTCACTTACCAGGAACAGCCTTGGCATTCCGAGTGTTTCATTTGCTCCAACTGCAAGAAGCAACTGGGTGGGAAGCGCTTCACAGCTGTGGAGGATCAGTTTTACTGTGTTGAATGCTACAAGGAATGTGTTGCCAagaagtgtgctggctgcaagAATCCTATTACAG GATTTGGAAGAGGAACCAGTGTGGTTAACTACGAAGATGAATCCTGGCATGATTACTGTTTCAAATGCACAAAGTGTGCCCGTGGTCTGGCCAACAAGCGCTTTGTTTGCCATAATGGAAAAATTTATTGTGCTGAGTGTCCCAAACGACTGTAA
- the FHL1 gene encoding four and a half LIM domains protein 1 isoform X3, with translation MSERFDCHYCRDPLHGKKYVQKEGRHCCVKCFEKFCANTCMECKKPIGADSKELHFKNRYWHDNCFRCFKCYTSLVNEPFMLRENNKVWCSNCTAAEDAPRCKGCFKPIIAGDQNVEYKKMVWHKDCFTCSQCKQVIGSGSFFPKGDEFYCVSCHEHKFAKTCAKCKNPITSGGLTYQEQPWHSECFICSNCKKQLGGKRFTAVEDQFYCVECYKECVAKKCAGCKNPITAGFGRGTSVVNYEDESWHDYCFKCTKCARGLANKRFVCHNGKIYCAECPKRL, from the exons ATGTCGGAGCGCTTCGACTGCCACTACTGCCGTGACCCCCTGCACGGCAAGAAGTACGTGCAGAAGGAGGGGCGGCACTGCTGCGTCAAGTGCTTCGAGAAGTTCTGCGCCAACACCTGCATGGAGTGCAAGAAACCCATCGGGGCCGACTCCAAG GAGCTGCATTTCAAGAACCGCTACTGGCACGACAACTGCTTCCGCTGCTTCAAGTGCTACACATCCCTGGTGAACGAGCCCTTCATGCTGCGGGAGAACAACAAGGTTTGGTGCAGCAATTGCACTGCTGCTGAGGATGCACCCAGGTGTAAGGGCTGCTTCAAGCCCATTATTGCAG GAGACCAAAATGTTGAGTACAAGAAGATGGTCTGGCACAAGGACTGCTTCACCTGCAGCCAGTGCAAGCAAGTGATTGGATCTGGGAGCTTCTTCCCCAAGGGTGATGAATTCTACTGTGTCTCCTGCCATGAGCACAAGTTTGCCAAGACTTGTGCTAAGTGCAAGAAT CCCATCACTTCTGGAGGCCTCACTTACCAGGAACAGCCTTGGCATTCCGAGTGTTTCATTTGCTCCAACTGCAAGAAGCAACTGGGTGGGAAGCGCTTCACAGCTGTGGAGGATCAGTTTTACTGTGTTGAATGCTACAAGGAATGTGTTGCCAagaagtgtgctggctgcaagAATCCTATTACAG CAGGATTTGGAAGAGGAACCAGTGTGGTTAACTACGAAGATGAATCCTGGCATGATTACTGTTTCAAATGCACAAAGTGTGCCCGTGGTCTGGCCAACAAGCGCTTTGTTTGCCATAATGGAAAAATTTATTGTGCTGAGTGTCCCAAACGACTGTAA